A segment of the Halovivax limisalsi genome:
TGCCACCAGACACGCTTTCGGAGAAATACGCAGACTCCGTGCGATACTGTTGTGAGCATTGTGCAGCCGGGATGAATTTGTCCGACTTTTCTCGGCAGTGGGCAGCGACCTCCCGACAAACTGGCGAACCGTAGGACGGGTGATGCCCGTCATCGCTACAACCACATCCGGTTGAGAACATTGTTCATCTAATATAGAAGGTAACTAGCTAAGATCCCGACATCGACCAACTAGTTTTGATATCGTGGTAGTCAAGTGCGAATTTGATTCCGAGGAACAATCCGATAAAGGCACCGAAGAAGTGTGTAACGTCATCAGCACCATCCATCCTACTGAGGATAGCAACCGCTTCTTGAGTTTTGACGAGGCCAAAGAAGACGGCGGCAGAGTGGAAGGTTCTCAAGTCAATTGCACCGCCATATCCCATTTCTAGCAGACGGCTGATTGAATGGACAAGTAGCCACGACGTGAGGCCGAATGTAACTCCGCTTGCTCCAACCGATCCTACTGATCCCATGGCAAGCGGTGCCCAGGCTGCGACATAGCCGACTCCGAGGTAGAATATGTAGAGACGGCTACGATCGTACTGGTATTCCAAGTAGGCACCAGCGACAAGCAGGACGCCAAGGTTGTCGGTCAGGTGTCTTGGTCCTTGGTGGATGAACGGTCCGATCGTTGCCGCGAGAAAGATTTTCGCCTCTCTGGAGAGCGATTCCAATAGCGCCCGCGATGTTGAGAACTCCAAAGCGTTGGCAACGAAGACTTCTGCTTGGAAGATTGCCACGAGCAGCGATAGTAGGGTGAGCGTCGCTATGACCTGATTCCGTAACCGACTGGCTATACCGAGGAATTCTATAGATGAAGAAAGTACAGCGTTCTGAAAATAGGTTGTTACTTTTGACCGATTCCCAGACATTCTCAGTTATGTGGAAGACACGGCCATACATATAAAATAACCATCCGATGGAGGTCGGATTCTCGGTATTAGTTCGGCCTCGGCACTCGAACAGGAATGACTTACCAGTACTACGTTATTATTTAAGAAGAATCGACACCAATGAGCTACTTACCAGTATCATTATTATCTGATATAGAGTCTATCTATATGGTGTTTTCGCATTTCCGAAGTCCATCAACACTACGGCGAGCAAGTTGATTTGTAAAACACTCTCTTGACCATCTACGAGATTTTATAACGAATTCTCGCTAGCGTTTCAGTTGAATGTCAGGCCAGAAGATCAAGGATATACCTCAGATCCAAGAGTTGTTGACGCAGGCTCAGTATTTTTCACGATTCGAGAAATTGTATCCTGTCTTGAAGCCGTTTCTGGGCTTGCTGGGTGTTGATGTAGCGAGTATTGAGGAGGCTTTGGACGATGCAGATATTGAGGAGTTGAAGCGGAAGGCGGAGGGTCTGGGATCGATTCCTGATCAATTTAATGATTTGTTTGCTGATCGGGGTTGGATCATTTATGCGGATATGAATTTGGAGGAGGCGAAGGAGGCTGTTGAGAAGGCGGAAGCCGAAGGTATAGAAGCTGGTGAGGAGGTGCTGATTTCGCATTATGATCCGGATACGGTTGAGTTTAATTTGAGACGGATGCGGGCTGTTGACGCTTTTCGGCCTCGAATGGATCTTGCGGAGAAGGCCTTAGATGATTATAGAGAGGGCCGTTATCATGCTTGTGTGCCTGTTGTTCTGGCTTTGATGGATGGGTTCGTGCAGGAGGTCTATATGGAGGCTTATGGGTATGGCCGGAACTGGTCGAGTAAAGAGGCCCAGTTAGAGGCCTGGAATTCTCTGGTGGGCCACAGTAAGGGTTTGGAGCGGTTGCAGGAACTGCATTTGGAGTCACGCTTCAAGACTCGGACGGAGAAGATCGATGTTCCGTATCGGAATGGTATCATGCACGGGATGGACCTTGGTTATGACAACAAGGCTGTTGCAGCGAAGGCGTGGGTTGCACTCTTTGCGTTACGCGAATGGGCGTTGAAGGCTGAAAGAAATGAACTGGAAGCCCCTGATGGAGAGGATCAGACCTTATGGGAGATGATTCAGGAGACCTATGGAACTATTCAGCGGACTGAGGAAATTAAGCAGGGAATTGATGAATGGCAGCCGCGTGAAGTGGTTGTCGGAGAGGATGTGCCTTCCAGTGGTGAGCCCGAGGACTATCCGGAAGGATCACCAGAGCAGGCCTTAGTAGAGTTTTTAACGTACTGGAAGAAGGCCAACTATGGGTTTATGGCCCAGTCCTTAATAAAGCCGAAAAGCGGTGATTGTGAGGAGGCAGGGGAGATCCGTCGAGAGTTTGAGGACTGGAATTTGCAGTCGTTCCAATTGAAAGAGATTGACGATGTTGGTGCTGCTCGAACTGATATTACGGTAAATATCGATCTTGATGCACTTGGTCATGAATCCGGGGGCGAGGCCTGTGTGACTTTGATTCGGCTTGATAGCGAAGGCGATTCAGCAATTAGAGATAGGGGTAAGGGAACATGGACGGTTACCAATAGAATTGTGCTTAGGACGCCAGATTAATTATTTGATAAAAATGGCATCATTACGGGTTCTGTAGTGGTCTACGTGGACGAACAGGAACAACTTACATGTACCATGGACGCTGTGTATAGCGTCGTTCTATTTGTCATCAGAGTCAAGGAGGCTATAGTACCTGTCGTTAGTTTGCTCTTCAAAGTTTGCTACCCATTCACTGAACCCGAGCGGACTCCCCCCTGTAAAACTCTCACACACCTTTTGATACTTAGCCTTACCTTCATCCACTTTTTGACTTGGCAGGCCGTGACCTTCCCGTGTTACTACTCCAGTCCGTCCCTCACTCTGTAATCTCTCAAATGCCTTTTGTACGACGATTGGATCACTGTTCCACATAACTCTAGCAAGCCTGTCTGGCCAGAGCCACTTTGTGTCTTGATTGATCAAATAGTCCTCATAAGCTGTCTCAATAAATGCCTGACAAAGGAGAACAGCGTATTCCTCGGCAGGCGTTTTCGCGGCATCAAGACAAACCCTCTTCCAACTGGATGAATAGTTTGCAACAGCAATTGGATACTCACCGTTCTCCTTTCGGTATTTGAGTATCTGATTTGATGTTTTAACATAGCTGTTCCTCCACTCTAAAAAGGCTCTTACCAGCTCCTCATTTGCTCGATCATGAGGAGTGAACTGCCAAGTCCAGTCGACATCCAATTCTGGTAGGTGACTTCCGTAGTAGTCTAATATATTTGAGTGGATATCCTTGAGAGTTCCATCGAAGTATCTGAGCATGAAATCATCCATCGCCCATTTGTCAAGGTTGCGGCGGAAAATCAGATCTTTTTGATGGTCCGCCGCTGACAAGACCCGATTCAAATTTCTTGGATCTGGTTGTTTACTGGTGGCTTTCAACAGCTTAGCGAATGCACTGAAACCCTCTTTTCGAAAAGAATTCCCCTCAGTGTCGTTAGGCGCCTCACGGATTGCATTTGATACCCCCCAAGCTGCATCAGCTGCAATGAAACTCCGGTAATTATCTACTCCAGTAACACCGATTTCAGTAATTACTGAAATCGCCTCTTTGAGCAGTTCATTCTCTCCATGTTCAAACGCGTGAATAGCGATTTCCGGAAGAAACTCGTCTAAAGGCTTCTTGACAAGTTCTTTTGACTCTTGAGTACTCCCTCTAAGTTGAAGATCACCAGTCCCACTTAATTCGGAGATAGTCCTCGTTGCCACGTGTTCAAACCGATTGAGCCCCCGCTCTGCAGTTGTCCACTCACTAGATGAGATTGCAGACATAATAAGTGAGTACAGCGGATGGAGGGGATGGACAGTACCGACTCCATCCTCTATCATAGCTTCAACCTGTGCATAGTACTTTTTTGGCTGTAAGTCTGCAGCAAAGGCCTTGAGAATTCCTTCAGGGGTACTCCTTTCTAGAATCTCGGTGATGAACACGTACAACGATCCAACGGCAACTATCGCAAGTCCTCCCGCAAAATAGACTCCCACTGTAAATGACGACGCTGATTCTGGGACATTGTACAGCAAGAGAAGATCGACGCCAATAGAGAAGACAAACACCACAAATGTATATCTGAAAACCGAGGCGTCAGTGAACAGGTGAATCATTCTAGGAGAATATCGCTGAGCGATTAGCTGAATGCCTAAGACAGTTACAGAGAAGACAATTGCAAGAACACCCGCTTGAGTAGTGGCAAGCGCATTCAGGACGGATCTGGTATTCTCCTCAGAAAAACCAAACCGGAGAAGCAAACCAAGCAGTGCAAACAGAACCGGGACGATCACAGAAAACCAGAGCAATTTGTTAGGGAGCTCTCCGAAAAACCGTTTCCAGTACTGAAGTGAGAGGATCTGCGTCATGATTTGGGTGGTTTTTCTAGAATTTCCATCCGGTGGACTTGTATTTTGCTACCTCGGGTTCAATAGAGAAATCTACTGGAGAACACGACGAGTACCGATTCTTAGTAGGTGTGATTATGTGTTTGGTCGCTAGAACCCGTATTAACGATGGCAGATAGGATTTAAACGGCGACAGCGCGGGAATTGATGACTCATAATCCGGAGGGGAAATCGATCGACGGTCGACAATAAATATATCCTACGTACTCATGGGCCTCTGATCCACCCGTAAAAACCTGGAATTCATCTTCAAAAACTGGCATCTGAGGGCGGTCCACTGTGTCTCGTTTCACCTACGAACATTAGTTCAGTACTGGTGCTCGAAACGGATCTCACTATATTTATATGAGTATGACTTGATACCTTCTTCTTCGCACTGCGACTGGAGATCGGCGGGTGCCACATACGTCTGATCGCCCCATTCCTTTTCGAGGTGTTTGAGGAATGCAATGGAGATTTCACGCTCGTCCTCTCCATCTTGAGCGGCTTCAAGAACGACTGCCAGATCGGGATCATCGTAATCTGGCTTGATGACGTAATCTCCTGGTGTGAACGGGTTCTCTGGGTACTCGAGGTTTGTGTGCTTGTAGGTGTAGAGTTTGATATTCTGATCATCACAATAGGAAGCTAACTTCGCCGGGTGGATTTCGCGCCAGTTGCCAGGACCCTCATCAAGCATATCCGGGAACGCGACATTGACCGCTTCACCGTCCATCTCCTGCCCGTAAGCGGTGGTGTTTTTCTCGGGCGGTAACACCTCAACGACGACCGCGACCGACCCATCATCGTCGCCTTTCTTCACAACCCGGTCACCGGGCGTGAACGGATTCTCGGGTTTCTGGTTCAGATGAGCGGTATTCGGTCCCAGATCGTGTAACTCGTTCATCGGACGAGCCGCCAGGTGGGCCAGTTTCTCAGGTTCCTCACCAGAGTACGCTTCCTGCGTCTTCACTTTCGACTTGAGCGTTTCAGTCCGTTCCCAGCCGAGGAGGATAAGAGCATCCTCGTTGTCTCGATGCCAGACCATCACTATGATGTCGTCGTCCGGGTCGTTTTCCAGAAGGGCAGCAGGACGGAACGCAGAGACATCGCGCGACGTTTTCACGTCGATTTCGTAGCCGAAGACTTCGAAGTCGTGCCCGGAGAAGCTTTCAGGATTGCACCGACGAATAGCCTCTTCGTTTTGCCACTCCCACATTTCCACCGGAAGGTACTCGCGACAGAACTGCTCGAACGCAAGTTCACCGAGGTTTCCGATACGTTTGACGTCACGATCGTCTGCGCCTTGAATAACCGCCTGATGATGTGCCCGCGCTCGGTCGATTTCTTCCGGTGTGTAGAGATACATTATACTTTGATTATCTGTTAGTCAAATGTATCTTACCCACTGACGGGCCTCGGAGGAATTTTAGTAAATAGTTCTCGCACAGAGAGGTTCGTACATGTAAATCGGTGGCCTCGGCACTCATAGGGCTCCTCATCACCGGTTGCCGAGACCGGTTCGGCCCGGGTGCGTCGTCATCGGCCGGTCGCGACTTCGCCCGAAGTCCCTAAGTCTCTGTCGCCGTCTGCGATCAGTCCTCGACGAACCGTACGCCCGAGATGTCGAACCGGGCCCCACCCTGATCGCTTTCGCCCGCTTCGATCGACCAGTCGTGGGCGTCGACGATCCGCGAGACGATACCCAGTCCGAAGCCGGTCCCGTCGCTCGCGGTGGTGTAGCCCACGTCGAAGACGGTCTCGCGCTCGTCGGGCGGGATCCCCGGTCCCGAATCCGCGACGAAGAACCCGTCGTCGGTCTCGCCGACGGTGACGGTCAGCTCCGCCGTGGACCCGTCGTCGGGAACGCCGTGTTCGAGCGCGTTTCGAAAGAGGTTCTCGAAGCACTCCTGGAGGCGGTCGCGGTCGGCGCGGATGATTGTATCGACGGACAGGTCAAGTGTGGCGCCGTCGGTTTCGACCATCTCCCAGGCCGCCGCGGCGACGTGGCCGAGATCGACCGCTTCGGCGTCGGCGACGGATTCGCCCTGTCGAGCGAGCGCGAGCAGGTCGTCGATCATGGCTTCCATTCGGTCGAGGGCCGTCTCGCACTCGGCGAGCGGTTCGGCCGCGCCGTCGCCATCGGCGCGGGCGGTCTCGAGATAGCCGCGGGCCACGGTGAGCGGGTTTCGGAGGTCGTGACTGACGACCCCCGCGAACTCTTCGAGGCGCTCGTTCTGGCGCTCGAGTTCGCGCATCGTCCGCCGACGGGTCAGTTCGTAGCGCAGCCACTGGGCGAACAGTTTCACGAGCGTTCGTTCGGCGTCGGTGAACGCCCGACCGCGGGGCTCCGTCGCGGCGAAACAGAGCGTTCCCCAGGTTTCGCCGTCGACGACGATGGTCGATCCGACGTAACTGCCGAGTTCGAACGCCTGGTAGGCGGGATCGTCCTCCCACCCCTCGGCGACGGCGTCGGCGACGGTGACGATCCCGTCACTCGCGACCGTCTTGCGACAGTAGGCTTCGGAGAGCGGGCAGCTCTCGCCGGGCTGGAGGCGGTCGTGATCGCTCTTCGCGTGCACGATCGACTGCGTGCCGTCCTCGATCCGGGTCACGAACCCGTACGGCAGGTCGAGGTGCTCGCGCCCGAGGTCGAGCAACGTGGTGATTTTCGCCTCGAAATCGGATGCCGTATCGGTCGCGACCTCGTACAGCCCCTCCAGGGCGGAGACGTTCGCCTCCAGATCCCGCTCGGCACGCCGCAGGTCGGTTACGTCCGACAGCGTAACCGAGAGGCCCGTTCGATCGGGGTAGATGCGGATCTCGAGCCACTGGTTCGACCCCGGGACGTACTCGGTCGTCCGGACGGCCGTCCCTCCGCTGCGGACGCGATCGAGGTCGGTGGCGAGGGAGCCGTCGTCGGTCGGCAGGATCGAGTCGATCGGATCACCGACCAGCTCTTCCACGGGGCGACCCAGCAGTTCCGCAGCGCGGTCGTTGGCGTGGTCGCATCGACCGTCCGAATCGACGGCGAGGTAGCCGTCGGCCACGCGATCGAGTATCTCGTCCCGTTCGTGTTCGAGCGCTTTCCGGTCGGAGATGTCGCGAATGACGCCGGTGAACTGGTGGGTCCCGCCCACCGTCGCCTCGCCGAAGGACACGGCGATCGGAACCTCGTGACCGTCGGCGTGGCGTGCGGGCAGCTCGACAAGCGACCAGTCGAGCGTCCGCTCGCCGGTTCGGAGGTAGGACGCGATCGCCTCGAAGTGTTCGTCCCGGTGTGAGTCGGGCATCAGCGTGGCGAGCGATTCGCCTTCGAGCGCCGACGCGTCGTACCCGAGTATGTCACCGAGGGTCTCGTTCGCGTATCGGATCCGGCTCCGGTCGTCGATCGTCACCACGCCGAAGTCGCTATCCTCGGTGAATGCCCTGAACCTGGCCCGGTCGCGCTCGAGGGCGTGTCGGTCCGTGAGGCGATCGATCGCCCGGCAGAGCTGTGACGCGAGTCGGCGGCCGTCGGCGGCCGCCTCCGTGCCGATGCACACGATCGCACCGGTATCGATCGCGGCCGCGGCCAGGGACTCATCGTCGGTGACGACGGCGACGGGGATTCGAGCGGGGACCGCAACGATTGCCTCGATTACGTCGATCGGATTCGCGAGGGAACTCGTCTCGAGGACGACGCAGTCGACCTCGCGAGCGCGGACGGCCTCGAGGACGGGTTCCGGGTCGGGTGCCCGCGAGACCGAGAGCCGGTCCGCGGCCCGTTCCAGTGCGAGGGGGAGTTCGTCGGAGGCGCCGACGTAGTGGACCGATACCGCCTCGTCCCGATTGGGAGCGGTTGTCGTAGTGGGGGTCTCAACCATCTCGATGGATACGGGGGTCACGTCGCGCCACGTTAATAGTCTCGTGGCCGAAGCGCGGTTTTTCGTCGGCGCCCCGTCCCAGGACCAGGATTCGCGAGTGTGAACGATCGGCTCCGAGCGAATCGGTCCGCCGTGTACCTACAACCCCGTCGGCACGTCGAGGTACGTCGTCTCCAGTCCCCAGTCGTCGACCAGCGCTTGCAACGACCGCACGCCGAAGGTCTCCGTCGCGTAGTGCCCGGCGAGCACGACGTGAATCCCGGCCTCTCGGGCTTCGTGGTAGACCTTCCCCTTCCCCTCGCCCGTGATCAGCGCGTCGACCTCCGCAGCGACGGCCTCGTCGAGCCAGTCGGTGCCGCTGCCGGTCAGCACCGCCACGTTCTCGATCCGGTCGGGCCCGAAGTCGAGCAGCCGGACGCCTCCCGCACCGGTGTCCAGCTCGTCTGCGAGCGTGTCCCGAAGCTCCCCGGGCGCGAACGCATCTGTCGCGACGCCGCGCTGACCGACGTACTCCGGGCCGAGTTCGCCGAAGGGCTCCCGGTCGGTCAGCCCGAGAACGTCCGCCACCCCGGCGGCGTTGCCCAGTTCCTGGTGGCCGTCCAGCGGCAGGTGCGAGACGTACAGCGCGAGATCGTTCTCGATCAGCGGCGCGATGCGCCCGTACTGACGGCCGGTGACGCGCTCGATGCCGCCCCACGAGAGGCCGTGGTGGGTGACGAGCAGGTCCGCATCCGCGTCGGCCGCCGCCGCGATCGTCTCGCGGACGCCGTCGACCGCGAACGCGACGCGCTCGATGTCGGCCTCCTCGGGCCCGACCTGCAGGCCGTTCGCGCTCGCGTCCAGGTCCGCGTAGTCGGCCGTTCGCAGCTCCTCGTCGAGTCGGTCGACGAGTTCGGTGAGGTGCATGGGCGTGGATTGGGCGGCGGGCGTGTTAGTCGATTGGATCTGGGCCGATACGTGTCCTCACCAGAACGACCCTCCTATTCGGTTTCTTCCGTCCGATCATCTTCGAGCAGCGTTCGTGCACGGTGATAGATCGGTCGTCCGAGCCAATCGCGGTCTTCGGCGATCCGTTCCAGTCGTCGATCCGCTTCGTCGGCTCGAAGCCGTCCTCGTTTGACCAGCGCGGAGAGGACGATGGGGGAGATCGCGACCCGCGCCTCGGTTAGTCGTTCGAGTTCCGGCAACGCACGGAAATCGTCGGTGACGAGAAACGAGGCGTCGAGTGCGTTACAGAGAGCGACGCAGGTGCCTTCTCCCCGGTCGATTCGTGACGTCTCGACGACGGTACCTGTCGTGTCGTGTACCGTCACGCGCTCTACGTTCTCGGTCACAGCTGCCGCCGCTCGTCCGTGAGTATCGTCGTACGCCGCCGTCGATTCGAGTTCATCCAGGACGCATCGACTCGTGTGGACATCGAATTCGTCGAGCCAGATCACGAGAACGTCACCACAGGACAGTGAGACGAGCGCGCTAGTGTCGGCGACGATCATCCTACAGGGAGGCCATCTCGTCAGCCAGCTCGTCACCCTGGTCGAGAATAGCCTTCGACGAGCGGACGGATTCGGCGTCCTGGCGACCGATAAACGTACTCAAGGTTTCGAATTGGATTTCATCGTCGAGGTAGAGTTCGACGACTGCTTCGTTGAACGATTCGTCGTCCTCGATATCCGAGAGATACTCGCGAAGCGCTTCCGTTACGATTTCCGTTCGGTTCCGGTGGGTAATCTCCGCGGCGATGTCGGCCTTTTCGAGGAGTTCCTCCGGAAGTCGGAAGTTAGCTCGTGTCGTTCCCATGGGTCGTTGTGGGTACGTTGTACGTACAGGGAGAAAAAGCTAGGGTCGTTCGAGTACGTCTTCTCTGGAAATCACTTGTTCGATTGCCGCTG
Coding sequences within it:
- a CDS encoding rhomboid family intramembrane serine protease, with product MSGNRSKVTTYFQNAVLSSSIEFLGIASRLRNQVIATLTLLSLLVAIFQAEVFVANALEFSTSRALLESLSREAKIFLAATIGPFIHQGPRHLTDNLGVLLVAGAYLEYQYDRSRLYIFYLGVGYVAAWAPLAMGSVGSVGASGVTFGLTSWLLVHSISRLLEMGYGGAIDLRTFHSAAVFFGLVKTQEAVAILSRMDGADDVTHFFGAFIGLFLGIKFALDYHDIKTSWSMSGS
- a CDS encoding DUF2254 family protein → MTQILSLQYWKRFFGELPNKLLWFSVIVPVLFALLGLLLRFGFSEENTRSVLNALATTQAGVLAIVFSVTVLGIQLIAQRYSPRMIHLFTDASVFRYTFVVFVFSIGVDLLLLYNVPESASSFTVGVYFAGGLAIVAVGSLYVFITEILERSTPEGILKAFAADLQPKKYYAQVEAMIEDGVGTVHPLHPLYSLIMSAISSSEWTTAERGLNRFEHVATRTISELSGTGDLQLRGSTQESKELVKKPLDEFLPEIAIHAFEHGENELLKEAISVITEIGVTGVDNYRSFIAADAAWGVSNAIREAPNDTEGNSFRKEGFSAFAKLLKATSKQPDPRNLNRVLSAADHQKDLIFRRNLDKWAMDDFMLRYFDGTLKDIHSNILDYYGSHLPELDVDWTWQFTPHDRANEELVRAFLEWRNSYVKTSNQILKYRKENGEYPIAVANYSSSWKRVCLDAAKTPAEEYAVLLCQAFIETAYEDYLINQDTKWLWPDRLARVMWNSDPIVVQKAFERLQSEGRTGVVTREGHGLPSQKVDEGKAKYQKVCESFTGGSPLGFSEWVANFEEQTNDRYYSLLDSDDK
- a CDS encoding PAS domain S-box protein, encoding MTPVSIEMVETPTTTTAPNRDEAVSVHYVGASDELPLALERAADRLSVSRAPDPEPVLEAVRAREVDCVVLETSSLANPIDVIEAIVAVPARIPVAVVTDDESLAAAAIDTGAIVCIGTEAAADGRRLASQLCRAIDRLTDRHALERDRARFRAFTEDSDFGVVTIDDRSRIRYANETLGDILGYDASALEGESLATLMPDSHRDEHFEAIASYLRTGERTLDWSLVELPARHADGHEVPIAVSFGEATVGGTHQFTGVIRDISDRKALEHERDEILDRVADGYLAVDSDGRCDHANDRAAELLGRPVEELVGDPIDSILPTDDGSLATDLDRVRSGGTAVRTTEYVPGSNQWLEIRIYPDRTGLSVTLSDVTDLRRAERDLEANVSALEGLYEVATDTASDFEAKITTLLDLGREHLDLPYGFVTRIEDGTQSIVHAKSDHDRLQPGESCPLSEAYCRKTVASDGIVTVADAVAEGWEDDPAYQAFELGSYVGSTIVVDGETWGTLCFAATEPRGRAFTDAERTLVKLFAQWLRYELTRRRTMRELERQNERLEEFAGVVSHDLRNPLTVARGYLETARADGDGAAEPLAECETALDRMEAMIDDLLALARQGESVADAEAVDLGHVAAAAWEMVETDGATLDLSVDTIIRADRDRLQECFENLFRNALEHGVPDDGSTAELTVTVGETDDGFFVADSGPGIPPDERETVFDVGYTTASDGTGFGLGIVSRIVDAHDWSIEAGESDQGGARFDISGVRFVED
- a CDS encoding Nif3-like dinuclear metal center hexameric protein encodes the protein MHLTELVDRLDEELRTADYADLDASANGLQVGPEEADIERVAFAVDGVRETIAAAADADADLLVTHHGLSWGGIERVTGRQYGRIAPLIENDLALYVSHLPLDGHQELGNAAGVADVLGLTDREPFGELGPEYVGQRGVATDAFAPGELRDTLADELDTGAGGVRLLDFGPDRIENVAVLTGSGTDWLDEAVAAEVDALITGEGKGKVYHEAREAGIHVVLAGHYATETFGVRSLQALVDDWGLETTYLDVPTGL
- a CDS encoding ribbon-helix-helix domain-containing protein — its product is MGTTRANFRLPEELLEKADIAAEITHRNRTEIVTEALREYLSDIEDDESFNEAVVELYLDDEIQFETLSTFIGRQDAESVRSSKAILDQGDELADEMASL